One stretch of Miscanthus floridulus cultivar M001 chromosome 18, ASM1932011v1, whole genome shotgun sequence DNA includes these proteins:
- the LOC136522254 gene encoding pentatricopeptide repeat-containing protein At4g21705, mitochondrial-like has product MASSSLFAAARRLLSLGRRGGLLPVPPSRAVANSYLSNSAEEGTPPPTLGSTLWPLGNPGTLLVPEIELWAARPGNRLGEVDLRRIVKELRTRRRHRQALEVSEWMNLKGHVKFLPKDHAVHLDLIGHIHGVGAAETYFNNLSDKDKTEKPYGALLNCFARERLVDKALAHFQKMKELGFVFTALPYNNLMSLYTNIGQHERVPLVMAEMKRNGIVPDNFSYRICINSYGTRADFLGLENTLEEMECEPDWNTYAVVASQYTKGDLREKAYSALKKAEAKMGKKDLDAYRRLISLYGHLGDKSEVKRLWALQMSNCKRHLNTDYTNMLAVLVKLDEIVEAEDLLKEWESSKNELHFKVPNVLLKWYCQKGLLDKAEALLDGFLIKGKMPPSTSWEIVASGYTEKGDVARAYELTKNALYMYAPNSGWIPEPSMIEMILKYLGDEGEVKDVEAFIDLLKVAVPMNSDMTEALSRARGRVEKKVVEATGAPREDTIA; this is encoded by the exons ATGGCCTCGTCCTCTCTCTTCGCCGCGGCGCGCCGCCTGCTCAGCCTCGGCCGCCGCGGAGGGCTCCTCCCCGTCCCGCCCTCTCGCGCCGTTGCCAACTCGTATCTCAGCAACAGCGCGGAGGAGGGAACGCCGCCGCCGACCCTGGGGTCCACGCTGTGGCCGCTGGGCAACCCGGGCACACTCCTTGTGCCGGAGATTGAACTGTGGGCGGCGCGGCCCGGAAACCGCCTCGGAGAAGTTGATCTCCGACGCATCGTCAAGGAGCTGCgcacgcgccgccgccaccgccaggcCCTCGAG GTCTCTGAGTGGATGAATCTCAAGGGCCACGTCAAATTTCTGCCAAAGGATCATGCTGTTCACCTGGATTTAATCGGTCATATTCATGGAGTTGGAGCAGCAGAGACCTACTTCAATAACCTATCTGACAAAGATAAGACAGAGAAACCATATGGTGCACTTCTCAACTGCTTCGCACGAGAACGCTTGGTCGACAAAGCGTTGGCCCATTTTCAGAAGATGAAAGAGCTGGGTTTTGTGTTCACCGCGCTCCCCTACAACAACCTCATGAGCCTCTATACCAACATAGGGCAGCATGAGAGGGTCCCTTTGGTGATGGCAGAAATGAAGCGCAATGGGATTGTTCCCGATAATTTTAGCTACAGAATATGCATAAATTCTTATGGCACAAGAGCTGACTTTTTGGGGTTGGAGAACAccctggaggagatggaatgtgAGCCTGACTGGAATACCTATGCTGTCGTGGCAAGCCAATACACTAAGGGTGACCTGAGGGAGAAGGCATACTCTGCCTTAAAGAAAGCAGAGGCAAAAATGGGTAAAAAGGATTTGGATGCCTATAGACGCTTGATTTCCCTGTATGGCCACCTTGGGGACAAATCAGAGGTCAAGAGGCTATGGGCGCTGCAAATGTCGAACTGTAAGAGGCATCTTAACACGGACTACACCAACATGCTTGCAGTGCTTGTGAAGCTTGATGAGATCGTGGAAGCTGAAGACTTGCTGAAAGAGTGGGAGTCCAGCAAAAATGAATTGCACTTCAAAGTTCCAAATGTGCTGCTCAAATGGTACTGCCAAAAGGGCTTGCTGGACAAGGCCGAGGCGCTGCTCGACGGCTTCTTGATAAAGGGAAAGATGCCTCCTTCAACAAGCTGGGAAATTGTGGCAAGTGGCTATACGGAGAAAGGTGATGTCGCGAGAGCTTATGAGCTGACCAAAAATGCCCTCTATATGTACGCCCCTAATTCTGGCTGGATCCCTGAGCCTTCGATGATTGAGATGATACTTAAGTATCTTGGAGATGAAGGGGAGGTCAAGGATGTCGAAGCTTTCATTGATCTGCTGAAAGTTGCTGTGCCAATGAACTCTGATATGACCGAGGCTTTGTCAAGGGCTCGTGGGAGAGTagaaaagaaagttgtagaagcAACGGGAGCTCCTCGTGAGGATACTATTGCCTGA